Genomic segment of Drosophila takahashii strain IR98-3 E-12201 chromosome X, DtakHiC1v2, whole genome shotgun sequence:
ATCCGGTTTTTCCCCAACCGTTTTCCATTCATGGGGCCAAAGAAAAGGAGCACCCATCTCTCTGTCTTTGTCTAACGCACACAGGCCATCAGTACACTGGAAGAAATGGTAACAAGTGATCGTAAGGCTTGGAAGTTTAAAAtcttatgatttattttaaataaatttattttttcaagtgtagCTATGTATGGGCTCTGCTTGATTTGGCGCTCGGGTGCTACGGTAAAAGTTATCTTCTTGTGCTTTCTCCTTTGATTCTTGGGGTTCAACGGTTCCGTTTTTGTTGATCTCgttcttcttcttgttctcTTTCTAGCTGTTCtccttagttttttttttcgcagcGGATTTCGTAGACACCTTGAGCGTTTTAATATAGTTATAGTTCGAATAATCCAAGATATTCGAATAAAAGATACCTATTAAACATCTTCttcaagaaaaaacaaatcagtttttattatattatcctatagaaatattatttattttcgactAAAATAAGCTATTAAAAGATACGATTGTTTGAAAGGACtgaataaagatttttaattttgaaatatatttcaaatttttggtTCCCcgaaaaggttttaaaacaccTGCCGTTTACTGGGTATCGCACACGCTTACAAAGTAAGCCTATTCCTGAATATTCAGCAATGTGATCCCTTTTAGCCAAAGGTCAGAGGCGTGAGTGGCCGGATTTAAATATCCGCGCCTTGGGTCCGCCGTACTTCGCACAGAACCTCTTGGAACAGCGAAACGTGCGGAGTGGTATACGATATACGATACAGGAAACCCAAAAAACCGAATCACAATGACAATATCGGAAGCTTTTAAGGATCAGGAGATCTTTGTCACAGGCGCCTCGGGTGGGTATCATTTCgaaaaatagtttttgaaaattagttGTAGGTAtacctaaaatttttaagtttttcatctatattttatttttaggcttTGTGGGCAAGGCCCTGATCGAAAAGCTATTGCGCTCCTGTCCAAAACTGGGCCGGATTTACGTGCTGATGCGGCCCAAAAAGGGGCATTCCATTGAGGAGCGACTGCAGCTTCAGTGGGAGACGAGGCTTTACGAACGCCTGCGAAGGGAACAGCCCGATGCCCGATCCAAATTGGTGCCCATAGCCGGGGACGTGGAGCAGTTGGGCCTGGGAATTAGTAAAGCCGATCTTCAGCGGCTGCGTAATGTGAACATTGTCTATCACTCGGCAGCCAGTGTGCGGTAAGAGTATAATCTAGAGATTTTTGAAGGATTGCGATaccaacaaatataaaactacacccaaaaaaatcgatatgaaacctagatcgattttacattatttaagatcaattttaatttgatttgtggccaggtaaatttgaccttGTCGAAgagagtatttcatgtaaaaacgatatgggttttgcatgacctgaaatttgAATGGCCATATTGATTTTACGGGATTTTACGGGTCTTACCTACCAATATCACACACATTTTATGTTAAATCGGACATTTTTagagtataatttttttttttacattttagcttattgtttttattgttttgtattgttttaatgatcttttaatatttttttatatatgtattagGAATTTTGAAACTGAAaacatgtatttttattatttcacatgaAATCAACTTAACTTAATACTTTTTCCATATTTCTCTTCATAGTTTCGATGATGCCTTGCGCACCGCCATTCTCTTGAATACCCGTGGCACCCACGAACTGGTCAAGTTGGCCTTGGAGTGGCGCAAACTCAAGGCCTTCGTCCATGTGTCCACCACGTACTCGAATCCTGGAGTTTTGGAGGTGGAGGAACGTGTCTATCCGCCGCTGGCCGATTGGCGTACCACCATCAAATTGGCGGAGACCTATGACGAGGAGATTCTCAATATCTTTAATCTCAAGTGAGTAAATgggtttaataaatataaggaATTTGAATCTTATATCTATTTTGCAGATACGGAAATTTCCAGCCGAATACGTACACCTTTACCAAAAGTCTGGCCGAACAGGTGGCTAATGATTACAGGGATAAGCTGCCCATCTTCATCTTCAGGCCTTCAATTGGTAAGATTATTTAAGatctataaaaatgttataataatataatatacatgACAAACAGTGGTCTCTACGATTGAGGAACCCATGCCCGGCTGGGCGGACAACTTTAATGGACCCACTGGACTTTTGGTGGCCTGCGGCGTGGGAATTCTCCGCTCCCAAAATTGTGATCCCAATATTGTGGCTGATTTCGTGCCCGCCGATATTGTGGCCCGCACTTTGATCACTTCGGTGTACAAATTTATGGGTgaaaaatcgaaatcaaaaGCTAAGGAACTGTACGTGGTTAACTGTGCCACGGCGAATATTGCGCCGATTACCATGGGCGAGGTGATCGAGATTGGGAAGACGTTTATAAGGAAGAATCCCTTCGAGAAGACTCTTTGGCTGCCCGGCGGTGGAATGACAACCTGTCCGGTTCTTCACTTTGTGAGGGTGAGTTTTCTGGGGTCCATATAGTAAATTCTAGTATTTATAATTTCGAAAGGTATCCTATATCATAGGTCCTAAATGGGAAATATTATACCATACGACTGTATCAACCATTTTATATAACGGaaatgaaaatagttaatattGAAATCCAATATTATCTTCAGTTTTTGGTGTCCATTGatcaatatatttaattcaaattatcATTTTATATAATGAAAATTAACCAAAATCTTGGCTCCCATAGATACATATAGTAAATTTCAGTATTATAATTTGGAAAAGTATTTTATATCATAGGTCCCAAATGAGAAATATCATATCTTATGATGGTTTCAATACCATTTTGTATAATGGAAAACAATATTATCTTGAGTTTCGGgaatttataaagtaaattccattattatcatatagattttatttttttttatatatccatagATTTGTGTAGTAAATTCCATTcctataattttgaaaagtaTAATATATCATAGAGAAATATCATATCATACGATTGtatcattaaaatgtttttatatttcgaaaagcaatgttttcttttaaaatgtttggtgtttgtatttgttagttatttatttaaattcaatatatTTCCAGTTCTGCACCATGCACCTTCTGATGGCTGTCGTTGTGGACACACTGCTCCGTCTCTATAATGAAAAGCCCTTGTGAGTGGAAATGGGATTTGGGGAGGAAGTCTAATATATGTGtgtaatttcctttaattattttccagCCTCATGAAGCTGCAGCGTCGGATTTTCGCCGCCTTTAGTGCCTTGCAAGTGTTTGCCATGACCGAGTGGCATTTTCAGAATGACAATTTCCGAGCATTGCACGATATAGTTCCGGCCAATGAAGTGTGAGTCCTTTTTAggaaaaacattaaacaacattttaagtttgCAGGCATTTTAAATGgtataataaattgtattttttttcagttcgaCCTTTGGCTTCATGCAGCACGCAAAAATCAATTATACGGAGTTTTTCCAGCACGGAATTCGGGGTGCCAAGGAGTTCCTCCTGAAGGAGAGTCCCGAGAGCAGCAGTGCCGCCCGATTCCGCGTAAAGATCTTCTACGTTCTCGACTTTTTGTGCCGCGGCATCGTCTATAGCTTTTTGCTGCGCCTGATATTCCGATTTTTAGTCAGCCTGTGGTAGCGCaacattaaaaatagtttaacacTCTGGCATTGGTTTAATTCTGtttatttaaaggaatttacttgttaatttacaattaaatatGAATCAGAATTTTATAAGGTTGCATTTTGAATTTCCCGCCTGCTAGTTCGCCGATCTGGCAGCACTGTCAGGACGCCACCTGGCGGTCCGAGTGGCAGTCCCCTCAAAGTGGCAGCCCGGCGCAGGGTTGCTCTGAAAttggcaaaaaacaaaatggaggcgtataatatttttgtttggcatagaatataaaaaatccCGAATTTGTGTGTGCGAGAAGCGCCGTAAACAAAGGCCGTAAAAGCGGACAAAACAGGGCAGTGCGAGCGGTTCTTGGAACGGTTTGATCGGCGCCCGCTGGAAGGGAACCAGCCGCATCGCGTTGGaagtgcaaacaaaaaaaaaacagaagaaaccGGAGGAGTTCGTTCCACTGCATTCGCCACTCTTTGCTTTGCTTGCCCCTTCGCGGGAATTACCGCTAATTGGATTGGACTGGAaagcggcggaggaggagcgcGGCGGGGAAGAGGGCTAGGAGGGAGGATAGGAGGAGGCGAACCGCAAAGAGAGGACGCCGCGATGGCCACCACCCAGCAATATTCGCTGCGGTGGAACAACTACCTGCGCCACCTCACCTACTCCCTGGACAACCACCGGCTGAACGATGACTTCGTGGACGTCAGCCTGTGCGTCGATGGACGCAGGATCAAGGCCCACAAGGTGGTgctctcctcctgctcctcgtaCTTCAAGGAGATCTTCAAGGAGAACCCCCATCCGCACCCAGTCATTATCTTTAAGTTCATCAAGTTTGAGGATCTCAACTCGATCATCGAGTTCATGTACCAGGTGGGTTCTCTGTGGATTTCGATCAAGGAATCAATACAATACCTTGTAACGATGTAATCTAAGATCCTGTGGAGTTTCATGGTGTTCTCCCTGAGGAAACCCAAGTTATGAAAGGTTATGAAAGTAATAGAACTTTCTGATAAATagatttcctttaaaatatctttgcTTTATGTGAAATAAGATGGTTTGAATACAACATCTGGTAGAGTTTCATGGTGTTCTGCCTGAGGAAACCTATGTTATGAAAGGCAACCATGAAATATAATCATCCGATTCGAATAGAACTTTCTGAAATAAAGTTTtccctaaaaaaatattcttgttTTATGTGAAACAAGATGGTTCGATAGcctacttattttcaatttacttTTCAAAAAACCTTTAGAGAAACCTTATAAGTGTAGGCTTAATTACACGTTATTGCCAACCTAATTTTAAAGTGCAATAAAATGATTACTTTAAAGTCCTCAAAAGCCTATTAGATATATTTagaaaactggaaaaaaaattttaaagggctattaataataatttcataaatatgtcatatatttaaatgttccgaaaatataaaatgtatttggatttttatcataaatatgtcatatatttaaatgttccgAAAATATAACTCTATAAGTATTTTTGAAGGgttatcaataaaaataataataatttcataaatatgtcatatatttaaatattccgaAAATAGAAGGTCTATTAGGATTTTTAAAGGgctatcaataataataatacaattttcataaatatgtcatatatttaaatgttccgAAAATAGAAGATCAATTAGGACTATATAGGACTTCCTTTCCCCAGTTTACTTCTGATCTGAACTAATTTTCCCTCCATTTTCAGGGCGAAGTCAATGTGCAGCAGGAGGCGCTGCAATCCTTCCTGCAGACCGCCGAGTTGCTGGCCGTCCAAGGACTCACCgccgaggagaaggagaagccgCAGCTCCCGGTGGCGCCGCTGATCAGCGAGCACAAGCTGATCAAGACCATACCGAGCACCATACGCGCGGTCAacgagcaacagcagcagcagcagcaggtggcCAATGTGGCCCAGGCGCAGACGGCCACGCAAACCATCGAAATACCCACGGCCACGCTGCTGCAGGCGACCACCGCCAGCCAAGTGCAATCGCAGGTGGTGGCAGCTGCCGCAGCGGCCGCCCAGCAGTTgcaggtgcagcagcagcagcaacagcatcaCCATGTACAAACCACCCAGATTCAGCACATTCAAGTGCAATCTGCACCGCccccgcaacagcagcagcaacagcagcaacaacagcagcaacaacagcagcagcagcaatcccagcagcaacagacgACGCCTGTGCAGACGCAACACCTGACCATCACCAATGCGGTGGCCCTGCCGGCGGCCAGTTCGGTGAAGAAGCGCAAGATCACCTTCTCCGACGACGATGACAACATGTACACCACCGAAACCGTTGACTATGCCGTCAAGGATGAGCAGACCATAGTGAAAAGTAGGTCTAAGGGTTCCAACTATTATCTATCTACTAGAgtcctgcatgaatggattcaatgaattattttgaattttttgttttatgtgaattaattaattcgaattttaagtttaatagaattgaatgaattttgggtttaatagaattaaatgaattcgaattttgagcttaatagaattgaatgaatttgaattttgagtttaatataattgaatgaattttgagtttaatagaactgaatcaatttgaattttgagtttaatagaatttaattaatgtatggcattaacattgatttgtaaaaattttccactttttgttagcaaaagaaagcacaacaaaaatctggcaaattcaaaaaatgcataaaaattatccattcattcattcaatttgaaatgaattagaaaaccatttaatttttatggtatactatgataaaacaaaaatctacTATCTACATTCCTAATAATTCACTCTGATAATCTCCCTTTTTAGCTGCCGAGATGACTTTCCTGCGCGGCGCCGTCAAGATGGACATACCCGACTATATTGTGGGCGAGGTGGATGACCGGCTGTCGGACGGAGCCACGCCGCAAACGTCGCAGGACGCCACCACCGGAGCGGCCCAGAATGTGGCCCAGTACTCGTCCGAGTACGAGATACTCACCGAGTCCGAAATGGAGGAGAAGTTCCAAGCGGATGCGGACAACACAGAGATTGCCATTGAGATGAGTGAGTGACTGAGTTAAAAGAATAAGGAATACAATTATTAAAACTGTTATTATTGCTCCATTTTAGCCCGATTGCTGGGCACCGCCAGCGGGACGGCGGGCGCGAATTCCGGCCAGGTGATGGAGGATGCGGGTGGCGGCGGTGCGACGACTGGTTCCTCGACTACGGTGTCTGTGACGCCGGTCAAATCGGACAGCAAGGCCAGCGGGACGAACGGTGAGTCTGAAGGCCATAGATTTAGGTTTGGAGTCCaaagagccctgcgtgaatcattcaatttttgttttatcatagtatgccatgaaatttatgatttgtttaatttaattctgaatgtttttctaattcatttggaattgaatgaatcaatgaataatttttatgcattttttgaaattgcctgagaacaaaaagtgaaacatttttaacaaatcaatgttaactgcttagaaaattaaaattcatgcagatttaaTCTCAAaatatggccctttcttcttcaaaagaaatatggagttcatgccattcatttctattaaactcaaaattcaaattaattcattcatataaaataaaaaattcaaaataaattattgaatccattcatgcagggctctacttCAGATTTAAGAACTTTCAAGGGGTTTTATTATCGTCTAGACATTATAACAGAGATTTTTgcatgtacacacaaaaatgtatttaaatgaatgtatttctttttaatttcttgagtTTACCCGATTTTAATTGGTAGCTAGAATAGAATTTACATATTTCATAAgtttctaatttaattatttttatttccctgtattttaagttaatttaatGGCTTTGAGTGGTTGTGGATAAGCCTTAAATTTTGTGTACCATAATATCCTCCGTAGTTAATTGTTTGATCATTTACCCATATGTTAAAtgttacatatttatttatccatTAGTTGTTGTGGTTGTCGAATATGtctccaaaaaacaaaaaatgccaAGATAATTAGAGAGCGCGAAAGCATAGAGTTAGACTGTTATATTGATTGTACGTATTTTctgtatatttttagattcgcCCAATAATAAGTGGACAGAATGTCAGTTTTGCAAAATGGTTATAACCACGGTTAATCTTTGGAGACATATTCGCACCCAACATACCCCACAACCGCCGCGCAAGTGCGACCTGTGCAATAAGAATTTCAAGAATAAGTACAGTCTGCGGGAGCACATACGCATCTCGCACGAGCAGAAGGTGTCCATCAAGACGGAGAACTGATGCGTGCTCATCAGCCTCGGATCGATAGGATATATGCTTAAGGGAGAGAGATATAGTTAATTACGTCCAGCTTAGCGAGAAGCCAACCAACCAGCCAGCCAACCCATTTACCCTGTGTTCCCATCAAAGGccccccaaaaaaacaaaaaaacaaaaaactagcCAAATTTGTCAACTCAAATGCAAAGCAGAATGAAGTACATAGCGTACGTTTTGGGCACTCAAATAGCCCTCGATGTTGTTTAGCCCCCAATATATAGTTCTATATATATAACCCCATGATAGCCACTAAGTcaagtcagtcagtcagccgGAGAGTGGAGCTGGTAATCATCCCGTCGTTGACCAAGCCATGTCATGTGTCCACGTAATACGTACATGTACCACTTGTATTTTAGTCCACAACTTGCTTTAGTTACTTCCTTATATCGTATATAGTTAGTTGGCAAAGTACAAGCCCTTAAAATCCATTGACACAAccattatgtatatataaacaCACACTGAACCGAAAACACAGGAATCTTTGGAGATTGCAGCTCAGATAGAGtgataatatataaaaagaaaagcagTACAGATCACGAGGAATAGAATTTTTAAGTTACCTTAAATCACTTTACTTAGTTGTGGTGCCCgaaatgtattattttgttcttaaaactCTGATATTATTCAGTTTTGTATATAGAGCTAGGCGACTTAACATACTTTTAGAAACTatcaccccaaaaaaaaagggatttcTGTGGCAGcgccaaaataaatttaaaccgATTTAATTCCCGAAAAAAGCTCTGTACTTTGCtcacaaaaacgaaaaagaaaaataccccTTGTGTACAAATTTACGATACGATAAATAATACCCAATTATCCAGCGCGCTTTTCGACCATCTGTGTTCAGCATTAGAGCGTTGGCAGTTGAATGTAAATTAGCtaaattagttttagttttagtttaagtttaaGCCGCCCTCCACCCAAAAAATTTCGATCGGACatagtttagtttttttggTATAACTTAGTTGAGTAGCCCACACGAGCCAAGTGAAAACGGAAGTCACTAGGATTAGTTGAAAGTATtttccaaaacaaacaaaaaaaaaaagagaaaaaaagaagaaaaaaatcgaaaccTGTAGAAATCCTCTCTAAGACAAACTCAAAACGCGGATACATACTAAAGATAATCTAGTTaaatggataaaaaaaaagaagaactcATACGTATTACTTAACGATCCACATATTGATCTATGTATACACATATAGTTAATGTTAAATCTCTAAATGCCCAAAGTTCGGACTGCACCGTAATCGTTTGGAAAATCCagattaaaaaataccaacCCACCATCCAATATTTTTCCCCACTTTTGCTTAGGATCTCAAAggaaagaaaatgtaaagatGGGTTTTACGGCCCAAATGGGACTGGGATTTGGTCAGTCCGGTCAGTTGGGCATCACATAGTCCATAGGGATTATTATCGGAGATTCCAATTCCACCCCAAAAACACTAAGTCTAAGAAATGTGTATGTAGATTGATTTAAATGTACACACATCAACGAAATGAAACtaaattaatcaatttaattcgTTTTGCTAGAAACAGAGAAAAGAAAGAGACAGCTGCAAAGGgcgcgagagagagagggagaaaaaataaaagaatacaTGTAAACCATTcaaatgttaaattatttgtttactgGGTTTTAAAAAGGGGTTTTTAAACTGCTTGGCAAAATGatcttattaaaaatttatatttctttcagCGGCAATGAAACAGGAACCGGGAACTGAAGCTAGCAGTGCCGCAGAAGCCGTCGAAAGCGGACGAACTGCACCGCCAGCGGCTGTTAGTGATGAGGAAAACGCCCAGGACACCGGTCTCGCACCACTGAGCTGCAGTTTCTGCAGCAGACACCTCAAGTCGGTGAATGCCCTACGGCGACACATTGCCTCCCGGCACTCGGAGATCCAGGGAAAGGAGCACGAGTGCTTCATCTGCATGAAGAGCTTCAAAACCAAGTGGTCGTTGTCCACCCACAACTCCCGGTTCCATCGCGAAATGGGCTGCTCGACCAAGGGATTCACCAAGATCGAGTATACCGATCACTGAACTAAAGCTCGCcattaattagaattaaataagAGGTTAATACGTACAAGTAGATtgtattttatcatatcatagattttgttgttttccatTTGTGGCAAGTGAGTTGAAGCCATCCTAATCATGCTCACACAATCATTTGATATCGGTTTCTAAATTAGAACCATTAATCATGGGTTtcgaaaatgtttatttaaattttttgactgGCAAAGATAACTTTGAATAAGtcagtatttaatttataatttctgtAGTTTGTActttaattttgataaaaacaaaagtaattttaaccagggaccgtaaataatcattatttgagatttttattttaaaaagactac
This window contains:
- the LOC108065583 gene encoding putative fatty acyl-CoA reductase CG5065; translated protein: MTISEAFKDQEIFVTGASGFVGKALIEKLLRSCPKLGRIYVLMRPKKGHSIEERLQLQWETRLYERLRREQPDARSKLVPIAGDVEQLGLGISKADLQRLRNVNIVYHSAASVRFDDALRTAILLNTRGTHELVKLALEWRKLKAFVHVSTTYSNPGVLEVEERVYPPLADWRTTIKLAETYDEEILNIFNLKYGNFQPNTYTFTKSLAEQVANDYRDKLPIFIFRPSIVVSTIEEPMPGWADNFNGPTGLLVACGVGILRSQNCDPNIVADFVPADIVARTLITSVYKFMGEKSKSKAKELYVVNCATANIAPITMGEVIEIGKTFIRKNPFEKTLWLPGGGMTTCPVLHFVRFCTMHLLMAVVVDTLLRLYNEKPFLMKLQRRIFAAFSALQVFAMTEWHFQNDNFRALHDIVPANEVSTFGFMQHAKINYTEFFQHGIRGAKEFLLKESPESSSAARFRVKIFYVLDFLCRGIVYSFLLRLIFRFLVSLW
- the LOC108065580 gene encoding modifier of mdg4 isoform X1, yielding MATTQQYSLRWNNYLRHLTYSLDNHRLNDDFVDVSLCVDGRRIKAHKVVLSSCSSYFKEIFKENPHPHPVIIFKFIKFEDLNSIIEFMYQGEVNVQQEALQSFLQTAELLAVQGLTAEEKEKPQLPVAPLISEHKLIKTIPSTIRAVNEQQQQQQQVANVAQAQTATQTIEIPTATLLQATTASQVQSQVVAAAAAAAQQLQVQQQQQQHHHVQTTQIQHIQVQSAPPPQQQQQQQQQQQQQQQQQQSQQQQTTPVQTQHLTITNAVALPAASSVKKRKITFSDDDDNMYTTETVDYAVKDEQTIVKTAEMTFLRGAVKMDIPDYIVGEVDDRLSDGATPQTSQDATTGAAQNVAQYSSEYEILTESEMEEKFQADADNTEIAIEMTRLLGTASGTAGANSGQVMEDAGGGGATTGSSTTVSVTPVKSDSKASGTNAAMKQEPGTEASSAAEAVESGRTAPPAAVSDEENAQDTGLAPLSCSFCSRHLKSVNALRRHIASRHSEIQGKEHECFICMKSFKTKWSLSTHNSRFHREMGCSTKGFTKIEYTDH
- the LOC108065580 gene encoding modifier of mdg4 isoform X2 — translated: MATTQQYSLRWNNYLRHLTYSLDNHRLNDDFVDVSLCVDGRRIKAHKVVLSSCSSYFKEIFKENPHPHPVIIFKFIKFEDLNSIIEFMYQGEVNVQQEALQSFLQTAELLAVQGLTAEEKEKPQLPVAPLISEHKLIKTIPSTIRAVNEQQQQQQQVANVAQAQTATQTIEIPTATLLQATTASQVQSQVVAAAAAAAQQLQVQQQQQQHHHVQTTQIQHIQVQSAPPPQQQQQQQQQQQQQQQQQQSQQQQTTPVQTQHLTITNAVALPAASSVKKRKITFSDDDDNMYTTETVDYAVKDEQTIVKTAEMTFLRGAVKMDIPDYIVGEVDDRLSDGATPQTSQDATTGAAQNVAQYSSEYEILTESEMEEKFQADADNTEIAIEMTRLLGTASGTAGANSGQVMEDAGGGGATTGSSTTVSVTPVKSDSKASGTNDSPNNKWTECQFCKMVITTVNLWRHIRTQHTPQPPRKCDLCNKNFKNKYSLREHIRISHEQKVSIKTEN